A single Agromyces sp. CF514 DNA region contains:
- a CDS encoding phosphoketolase, with amino-acid sequence MTTNTVTQGWAEGTGEPLDEQTLEQLNTWWRAANYLSIGQIYLLDNPLLRRPLTRDDVKPRLLGHWGTTPGLNFIYAHLNRVIQERSLSTIYIAGPGHGGPGMVANTYLDGTYSELYGAIDQSTDGLRALFRQFSFPGGIPSHAAPETPGSIHEGGELGYSLSHAYGAAFDNPDLLVATVVGDGEAETGPLATAWHSNKFLDPLQDGVVLPILHLNGYKIANPTVLARIPESELLDLMRGYGHTPYLVSGGFDGEDPMEVHRRFAETLDVVLDQIARIKADAAAGTLEGRPAWPMIILRTPKGWTCPKEIDGHPAEDNWRSHQVPLSNARDTEEHLRLLEAWLQSYRPEELFDESGAPVPLATALAPAGDLRMSANPVANGGLLRTELRLPDFREYAVDVPSPGETVSEATAVLGGWLRDVITANPTNFRIFGPDETASNRLQAVFEVTDKQWNAELWPIDAADNHLARAGRVMEMLSEHQCEGWLEGYLLTGRHGLLNSYEAFIHIVDSMFNQHAKWLNTSKKIPWRRPVSSLNYLLSSHVWRQDHNGLSHQDPGFIDHVVNKKAEVVRVYLPFDANTLLSTYDHCLRTVDYVNVVVAGKQPAPNWLTMEEAIAHCTRGIGLLDWAGTEQPGEKPDVVLAAAGDVPTLEVLAAASILRDRVPSLAVRVVNVVDLMRLQNDTEHPHGLSDRDFDAIFTADRPVVFAYHGYPWLIHRLTYKRHGHGQLHVRGYKEEGTTTTPFDMVMLNQLDRFQLVIDVIDRVPGLSEREGPLRQEMHDARLRARAYTRAHGEDDPEVTGWSWSGSGGSGLGDTGDDNR; translated from the coding sequence ATGACGACGAACACGGTGACGCAGGGTTGGGCCGAAGGAACGGGCGAACCGCTCGACGAGCAGACGCTGGAGCAGCTGAACACCTGGTGGCGGGCGGCCAACTACCTCTCGATCGGGCAGATCTACCTGCTCGACAATCCGTTGCTGCGCAGGCCGCTCACCCGAGACGACGTCAAGCCGCGCCTGCTCGGCCACTGGGGCACGACGCCGGGGCTGAACTTCATCTACGCCCATCTCAATCGGGTGATCCAGGAGCGAAGCCTCAGCACGATCTACATCGCCGGCCCCGGCCACGGCGGGCCGGGCATGGTGGCCAACACGTACCTCGACGGCACGTACAGCGAGCTCTACGGGGCGATCGACCAGTCGACCGACGGGCTGCGGGCGCTCTTCCGGCAGTTCTCGTTCCCCGGCGGCATCCCGAGCCATGCGGCGCCCGAGACGCCCGGGTCGATCCACGAGGGCGGCGAGCTGGGCTACTCGCTCTCGCACGCCTACGGTGCCGCATTCGACAACCCCGACCTCCTGGTCGCGACCGTCGTCGGCGACGGCGAGGCCGAGACCGGCCCGCTGGCGACCGCCTGGCACTCCAACAAGTTCCTCGATCCGCTGCAAGACGGGGTGGTGCTGCCGATCCTGCACCTCAACGGCTACAAGATCGCGAATCCCACGGTGCTCGCCCGCATCCCCGAGTCCGAGCTGCTCGACCTCATGCGCGGCTACGGCCACACCCCGTACCTCGTCTCGGGCGGCTTCGACGGTGAGGACCCGATGGAGGTGCACCGGCGGTTCGCGGAGACCCTCGACGTCGTGCTCGACCAGATCGCGCGGATCAAGGCGGATGCCGCGGCCGGCACCCTCGAGGGTCGACCCGCCTGGCCGATGATCATCCTGCGCACCCCCAAGGGGTGGACGTGCCCGAAGGAGATCGACGGGCATCCCGCCGAAGACAACTGGCGCTCGCACCAGGTTCCGCTCTCGAACGCCCGCGACACCGAGGAGCACCTGCGCCTGCTCGAGGCGTGGCTGCAGTCGTACCGCCCTGAAGAACTGTTCGACGAGTCCGGAGCGCCGGTGCCGCTCGCGACCGCGTTGGCGCCGGCGGGCGACCTTCGCATGAGCGCGAACCCCGTCGCCAACGGTGGCCTGCTCCGCACCGAGCTCAGGCTGCCCGACTTCCGCGAGTACGCGGTCGACGTTCCATCACCGGGCGAGACCGTGAGCGAGGCGACCGCGGTGCTCGGCGGGTGGCTCCGCGACGTCATCACGGCGAACCCCACGAACTTCCGCATCTTCGGCCCCGACGAGACGGCGTCGAACCGGCTCCAGGCCGTGTTCGAGGTGACCGACAAACAGTGGAATGCCGAGCTGTGGCCGATCGATGCCGCCGACAACCACCTCGCGCGGGCGGGGCGCGTGATGGAGATGCTGAGCGAGCACCAGTGCGAGGGCTGGCTCGAGGGCTACCTGCTCACCGGCCGGCACGGCCTGCTCAACTCGTACGAGGCCTTCATCCACATCGTCGACTCCATGTTCAACCAGCACGCGAAGTGGCTGAACACCTCGAAGAAGATCCCGTGGCGCCGCCCGGTCAGCTCGCTCAACTACCTGCTGAGCTCGCACGTCTGGCGGCAGGACCACAACGGCCTCTCGCATCAGGACCCGGGGTTCATCGACCACGTCGTCAACAAGAAGGCCGAGGTCGTGCGGGTCTACCTCCCGTTCGACGCGAACACGCTCCTGTCGACGTACGACCACTGCCTCCGCACGGTCGACTACGTGAACGTCGTCGTCGCCGGAAAGCAGCCGGCGCCCAACTGGCTCACGATGGAGGAGGCGATCGCGCACTGCACGCGCGGCATCGGCCTGCTCGACTGGGCCGGCACCGAGCAGCCCGGCGAGAAGCCCGATGTCGTGCTCGCCGCGGCCGGCGACGTGCCGACGCTCGAGGTGCTCGCCGCCGCGAGCATCCTGCGCGACCGCGTGCCCTCGCTCGCGGTGCGGGTCGTCAACGTGGTCGACCTGATGCGCCTCCAGAACGACACCGAGCACCCGCACGGGCTCTCCGACCGCGACTTCGACGCCATCTTCACGGCCGATCGCCCGGTCGTGTTCGCCTACCACGGCTACCCGTGGCTCATCCATCGCCTCACCTACAAGCGGCACGGCCACGGTCAGCTCCACGTGCGCGGCTACAAGGAGGAGGGCACGACCACCACGCCGTTCGACATGGTCATGCTCAACCAGCTCGACCGCTTCCAGCTCGTGATCGACGTCATCGACCGGGTGCCCGGCCTCTCCGAGCGCGAGGGGCCGCTCCGTCAGGAGATGCACGATGCCAGGCTGCGCGCCCGCGCGTACACCCGCGCCCATGGCGAGGACGACCCCGAGGTCACCGGCTGGAGCTGGAGCGGCTCCGGCGGCAGCGGGCTGGGCGACACCGGCGACGACAACCGCTGA
- the nrdF gene encoding class 1b ribonucleoside-diphosphate reductase subunit beta, whose amino-acid sequence MTPPEKLKLVDHVQAINWNKIQDDKDLEVWNRLVNNFWLPEKVPLSNDIQSWNTLTSEEQTLTMRVFTGLTLLDTIQGTVGAVSLIPDAITPHEEAVYTNIAFMESVHAKSYSSIFSTLCSTKEIDEAFRWSVENENLQKKASIVMEYYQGDSPLKRKVASTLLESFLFYSGFYLPMYWSSRAKLTNTADLIRLIIRDEAVHGYYIGYKFQKGLERVTEAEREELKDYTFSLLYELYDNEVQYTQDLYDGVGLTEDVKKFLHYNANKALMNLGYEAMFPKTVTDVNPAILSALSPNADENHDFFSGSGSSYVIGKAVSTEDEDWDF is encoded by the coding sequence ATGACCCCTCCCGAGAAGCTCAAGCTCGTCGACCACGTGCAGGCGATCAACTGGAACAAGATCCAGGACGACAAGGACCTCGAGGTCTGGAACCGCTTGGTGAACAACTTCTGGCTGCCCGAGAAGGTGCCGCTGTCGAACGACATCCAGTCGTGGAACACGCTCACCTCCGAAGAGCAGACGCTGACGATGCGCGTGTTCACGGGCCTGACCCTGCTCGACACGATCCAGGGCACGGTCGGCGCCGTCTCGCTGATTCCCGACGCGATCACGCCGCACGAAGAGGCCGTCTACACGAACATCGCGTTCATGGAGTCGGTGCACGCGAAGAGCTACTCGTCGATCTTCTCGACGCTGTGCTCCACGAAGGAGATCGACGAGGCGTTCCGGTGGAGCGTCGAGAACGAGAACCTGCAGAAGAAGGCCTCCATCGTCATGGAGTACTACCAGGGCGACTCGCCGCTGAAGCGCAAGGTCGCCTCGACGCTGCTCGAGAGCTTCCTCTTCTACTCGGGCTTCTACCTGCCGATGTACTGGTCGTCGCGGGCGAAGCTCACCAACACGGCCGACCTGATCCGCCTCATCATCCGCGACGAGGCCGTGCACGGGTACTACATCGGCTACAAGTTCCAGAAGGGCCTCGAGCGCGTCACCGAGGCCGAGCGCGAAGAGCTGAAGGACTACACATTCTCGCTGCTCTACGAGCTCTACGACAACGAGGTGCAGTACACGCAAGACCTCTACGACGGCGTCGGCCTGACCGAAGACGTCAAGAAGTTCCTGCACTACAACGCCAACAAGGCGCTCATGAACCTCGGCTACGAGGCCATGTTCCCGAAGACCGTGACCGACGTGAACCCGGCGATCCTCTCGGCACTCTCGCCGAACGCCGACGAGAACCACGACTTCTTCTCGGGCTCCGGCTCGTCGTACGTCATCGGCAAGGCCGTCTCGACCGAAGACGAGGACTGGGACTTCTAG
- the nrdE gene encoding class 1b ribonucleoside-diphosphate reductase subunit alpha has product MDYHSLNAMLNLYGEDGQIQFDKDREAAREYFLQHVNQNTVFFHSLKERLDYLVEKEYYEQAVLDQYSFEFITKLNDLAYSKKFRFETFLGAFKYYTSYTLKTFDGKRYLERFEDRVVMTALGLAQGDEQLAVNLVEEIIGGRFQPATPTFLNTGKAQRGELVSCFLLRIEDNMESISRGINSALQLSKRGGGVALSLSNIREAGAPIKQIENQSSGIIPVMKLLEDSFSYANQLGARQGAGAVYLNAHHPDIMKFLDTKRENADEKIRIKTLSLGVVVPDITFELAKNGEDMYLFSPYDVEKVYGKPFGDISVTEKYREMVDNPRIKKTKINAREFFQTIAEIQFESGYPYIVFEDTVNKANPIKGRINMSNLCSEILQVNTPTTYNEDLSYNEIGKDISCNLGSLNIALTMDSPDFGKTIETAIRGLTAVSNMSHITSVRSIEDGNDKSHAIGLGQMNLHGYLARERVFYGSEEGIDFTNIYFYTVLFHALRASNAIAKERGETFVGFEDSKYASGEFFDKYTDSAWVPETAKVTQLFADSNVHIPTQADWLELKASIQEHGIYNQNLQAVPPTGSISYINNSTSSIHPIAAKIEIRKEGKLGRVYYPAAFMTNDNLEYYQDAYEIGYEKVIDTYAAATQHVDQGLSLTLFFKDTATTRDINKAQIYAWRKGIKTIYYIRLRQMALEGTDMSECVSCML; this is encoded by the coding sequence ATGGACTACCACTCGCTCAACGCGATGCTGAACCTCTACGGCGAAGACGGACAGATCCAGTTCGACAAGGACCGCGAGGCCGCGCGCGAGTACTTCCTGCAGCACGTCAACCAGAACACCGTCTTCTTCCACTCGCTGAAGGAGCGCCTCGACTACCTCGTCGAGAAGGAGTACTACGAGCAGGCCGTGCTCGACCAGTACTCGTTCGAGTTCATCACCAAGCTCAACGACCTGGCGTACTCGAAGAAGTTCCGCTTCGAGACGTTCCTCGGCGCGTTCAAGTACTACACGAGCTACACGCTCAAGACGTTCGACGGCAAGCGCTACCTCGAGCGCTTCGAGGACCGCGTCGTCATGACGGCCCTCGGTCTCGCGCAGGGCGACGAGCAGCTCGCCGTCAACCTGGTGGAAGAGATCATCGGCGGCCGCTTCCAGCCGGCCACCCCGACGTTCCTCAACACGGGCAAGGCGCAGCGCGGCGAGCTCGTCTCGTGCTTCCTGCTGCGCATCGAAGACAACATGGAGTCGATCTCGCGCGGCATCAACTCCGCCCTGCAGCTCTCGAAGCGCGGCGGCGGCGTGGCGCTCTCGCTCTCGAACATCCGCGAGGCGGGTGCCCCGATCAAGCAGATCGAGAACCAGTCGAGCGGCATCATCCCCGTGATGAAGCTCCTCGAAGACAGCTTCAGCTACGCCAACCAGCTCGGTGCCCGCCAGGGCGCCGGCGCGGTGTACCTCAACGCGCACCACCCCGACATCATGAAGTTCCTCGACACCAAGCGCGAGAACGCCGACGAGAAGATCCGCATCAAGACGCTGTCGCTCGGCGTCGTGGTTCCCGACATCACGTTCGAGCTCGCCAAGAACGGCGAGGACATGTACCTCTTCTCGCCGTACGACGTCGAGAAGGTCTACGGCAAGCCGTTCGGCGACATCTCGGTCACCGAGAAGTACCGCGAGATGGTCGACAACCCGCGCATCAAGAAGACCAAGATCAATGCACGCGAGTTCTTCCAGACGATCGCCGAGATCCAGTTCGAATCGGGCTACCCCTACATCGTGTTCGAGGACACGGTGAACAAGGCGAACCCGATCAAGGGTCGCATCAACATGTCGAACCTCTGCAGCGAGATTCTGCAGGTCAACACGCCGACCACGTACAACGAGGACCTCTCGTACAACGAGATCGGCAAGGACATCAGCTGCAACCTCGGTTCGCTGAACATCGCCCTCACCATGGACTCGCCCGACTTCGGCAAGACCATCGAGACGGCCATCCGAGGCCTCACCGCGGTCTCGAACATGAGCCACATCACCTCGGTGCGTTCGATCGAAGACGGCAACGACAAGTCGCACGCCATCGGCCTCGGCCAGATGAACCTGCACGGCTACCTCGCTCGCGAGCGCGTCTTCTACGGCAGCGAAGAGGGCATCGACTTCACGAACATCTACTTCTACACGGTGCTGTTCCACGCCCTGCGCGCGTCGAACGCCATCGCCAAGGAGCGCGGCGAGACGTTCGTCGGCTTCGAAGACTCCAAGTACGCGTCGGGCGAGTTCTTCGACAAGTACACCGATTCCGCGTGGGTGCCCGAGACCGCCAAGGTCACGCAGCTCTTCGCCGACTCGAACGTGCACATCCCGACGCAGGCCGACTGGCTCGAACTGAAGGCGTCGATCCAGGAGCACGGCATCTACAACCAGAACCTGCAGGCCGTGCCGCCGACCGGTTCGATCTCGTACATCAACAACTCGACGTCGTCGATCCACCCGATCGCGGCGAAGATCGAGATCCGCAAAGAGGGCAAGCTCGGTCGCGTGTACTACCCGGCTGCGTTCATGACGAACGACAACCTCGAGTACTACCAGGACGCCTACGAGATCGGCTACGAGAAGGTCATCGACACCTACGCCGCTGCGACGCAGCACGTCGACCAGGGCCTGTCGCTCACGCTGTTCTTCAAGGACACCGCGACCACCCGCGACATCAACAAGGCCCAGATCTACGCATGGCGCAAGGGCATCAAGACGATCTACTACATCCGTCTGCGGCAGATGGCGCTCGAGGGCACGGACATGTCCGAGTGCGTCTCGTGCATGCTGTAA
- a CDS encoding zinc-binding dehydrogenase, which translates to MRALMHDEFGDPAEVLSVQEVPVPEPGPGQVRVKLVLSPIHNHDLWTVRGTYGYKPTLPAVGGTEALGVVDALGEGVEHLAIGQRVVTGGTLGVWSEFFLASAAALIPLPDGVPDEVAAQIVAMPFSAVSLLDALGLDPGDWLAQNAANGAVGRLLAQLGPARGINVVGLVRRGAGVDELAGQGIGNVVATDDDGWRERVAEITGGAPIRVGVDAVGGAASGQVVSLLAENGTLVVFGAMASPIMEIPSGDVIFKQATVKGFWGSRVSATMVPEERARLMGEVFTRLREGVITLPVEATYGFDEIAEASRANFDAGRIGKVMLRP; encoded by the coding sequence ATGCGGGCACTCATGCACGACGAGTTCGGAGACCCGGCCGAGGTGTTGTCGGTGCAGGAGGTCCCGGTTCCGGAGCCCGGGCCCGGCCAGGTTCGCGTGAAGCTGGTGCTCTCGCCGATCCACAACCACGACCTGTGGACGGTGCGCGGCACGTACGGCTACAAGCCGACCCTGCCTGCGGTGGGCGGCACCGAGGCGCTCGGCGTCGTCGATGCGCTCGGCGAGGGCGTCGAGCACCTGGCGATCGGGCAGCGCGTCGTGACCGGCGGCACGCTCGGCGTCTGGTCGGAGTTCTTCCTCGCATCGGCGGCCGCACTCATCCCACTGCCCGACGGCGTGCCCGACGAGGTCGCCGCGCAGATCGTCGCGATGCCGTTCAGCGCGGTCAGCCTGCTCGACGCGCTCGGGCTCGACCCCGGTGACTGGCTGGCGCAGAATGCCGCGAACGGCGCGGTCGGGCGGTTGCTCGCCCAGCTCGGGCCGGCTCGCGGCATCAACGTGGTCGGGCTCGTGCGCCGTGGCGCCGGCGTCGACGAGCTCGCCGGGCAGGGCATCGGCAACGTCGTCGCGACCGACGACGACGGGTGGCGCGAGCGCGTCGCCGAGATCACGGGCGGGGCGCCCATTCGGGTGGGCGTCGACGCGGTCGGCGGTGCCGCCAGCGGGCAGGTGGTCTCGCTGCTGGCTGAGAACGGCACGCTCGTGGTGTTCGGCGCCATGGCGTCGCCGATCATGGAGATCCCGTCGGGCGACGTGATCTTCAAGCAGGCCACGGTCAAGGGATTCTGGGGCAGCCGCGTCAGCGCGACCATGGTGCCCGAGGAGCGCGCGCGGCTCATGGGCGAGGTGTTCACGCGACTGCGCGAGGGCGTCATCACGCTGCCCGTCGAAGCGACCTACGGTTTCGACGAGATCGCCGAGGCGAGCCGCGCGAACTTCGACGCCGGTCGCATCGGCAAGGTCATGCTGCGCCCCTGA
- a CDS encoding uracil-DNA glycosylase family protein, whose amino-acid sequence MSGEIGRIRDAIMADAANAGFTARGWKPVFAASAESRILLIGQAPGRRAQESGIPWSDASGDTLVRWLGVDRETFHDPAAFAIVPMDFYFPGKASGGDAPPRRDFAAAWHPSLFEQLANVRLTVLVGAYAQRAYLPARRSTLTETVQHWRDFRPEVFPVVHPSPRNIAWQQRNPWFEAETVPELRTAVAAALADPNILPA is encoded by the coding sequence ATGAGCGGGGAGATCGGGCGGATCCGCGACGCGATCATGGCCGATGCGGCGAACGCGGGGTTCACTGCGCGCGGGTGGAAGCCCGTGTTCGCCGCATCGGCTGAATCGCGGATCCTGCTCATCGGCCAGGCGCCCGGCCGGCGGGCGCAGGAGTCCGGCATCCCGTGGAGCGATGCCAGCGGGGACACCCTCGTCCGCTGGCTCGGCGTGGACCGCGAGACCTTCCACGATCCGGCGGCGTTCGCGATCGTGCCGATGGACTTCTACTTCCCCGGCAAGGCCTCTGGCGGCGATGCCCCGCCGCGTCGGGACTTCGCGGCCGCGTGGCATCCGTCGCTCTTCGAGCAGCTCGCGAACGTGCGGCTCACCGTGCTGGTCGGCGCATACGCCCAGCGCGCCTACCTGCCGGCGCGGCGGTCGACCCTGACCGAGACGGTGCAGCACTGGCGCGACTTTCGGCCGGAGGTCTTCCCCGTGGTGCATCCGTCACCGCGCAACATCGCATGGCAGCAGCGAAACCCGTGGTTCGAGGCCGAGACAGTTCCTGAGCTCCGCACGGCCGTGGCGGCGGCGCTGGCCGACCCGAACATCCTTCCGGCTTGA
- the nrdI gene encoding class Ib ribonucleoside-diphosphate reductase assembly flavoprotein NrdI: MTNLVYFSSVSGNTARFIEKLGRPADRIPLHAKDAPLEASEPYVLVLPTYGGGDGNGAVPKQVIRFLNDERNRSLIRGVIGAGNTNFGTGYCLAADIIAAKCHVPPLYRFEVFGTPDDVNAVNEGLDAFWSTQQLLTAV; the protein is encoded by the coding sequence ATGACGAATCTGGTCTACTTCTCGAGCGTCTCGGGCAACACCGCGCGCTTCATCGAGAAACTCGGACGCCCGGCAGACCGCATCCCGCTGCATGCGAAAGATGCGCCGCTCGAGGCATCCGAACCCTATGTGCTCGTCCTCCCCACCTACGGCGGGGGTGACGGCAACGGCGCCGTACCCAAACAGGTCATCCGGTTCCTCAACGACGAGCGAAACCGGTCACTGATCCGAGGGGTCATCGGGGCCGGCAACACGAATTTCGGCACGGGTTACTGCCTGGCCGCAGACATCATCGCGGCGAAGTGCCATGTGCCTCCGCTGTATCGCTTCGAAGTATTCGGAACACCTGACGACGTGAACGCCGTCAACGAGGGATTGGACGCATTTTGGTCAACGCAGCAGCTTCTGACAGCGGTGTAG
- a CDS encoding PPOX class F420-dependent oxidoreductase, with amino-acid sequence MATIDSLTDDGRRFVTDSHLATLSTIGPDGGLHVVAVGYTVDAGVVRIITSDGSQKVRNVERDARATVAQVSGPQWLSIAGEAIVERDPHAVAHAVALYAQRYRQPRVNPRRVVIRLEPGRVMGSAGLLG; translated from the coding sequence ATGGCCACGATCGACTCCCTCACCGACGACGGGCGTCGGTTCGTCACCGACTCCCACCTCGCCACGCTCTCGACGATCGGGCCCGACGGCGGGCTCCACGTCGTCGCGGTCGGCTACACGGTCGACGCGGGAGTCGTGCGCATCATCACGAGCGACGGCAGCCAGAAGGTGCGCAACGTGGAGCGCGACGCACGGGCCACCGTGGCGCAGGTGTCCGGTCCGCAGTGGCTCAGCATCGCGGGCGAGGCGATCGTCGAACGCGACCCGCATGCGGTCGCCCACGCGGTCGCGCTCTACGCGCAGCGATACCGCCAGCCCCGCGTGAATCCGCGCCGCGTCGTCATCCGGCTCGAACCCGGTCGCGTGATGGGTTCCGCGGGCCTCCTCGGCTGA
- a CDS encoding siderophore-interacting protein translates to MPTTRLEVTATSWVTPALRRIHLRSDDLSAFLGSEFTDRYVKLVFPKPGVTYPAELDIRELRGTMPPEDLPVVRTYTALHPDVAAGTLDIDFVVHGDEGVAGPWAAAAQAGDVLLANGPGGAYRPDPTADWHLLVGDESALPALTAALEVLPPDAVARVVVLVESADAQPELTLPSGASVEFVHRDGGTGAGLLTDAVRNLDWPNGRVHAFVHGEAEEVMRGVRPYLRTERGLDRSQLSVSGYWRRGRSEDGFRQWKAEFARDEGD, encoded by the coding sequence ATGCCGACCACCAGACTCGAAGTGACCGCGACCTCGTGGGTCACCCCGGCGCTCCGCCGCATCCACCTGCGCAGCGACGACCTCTCGGCGTTCCTCGGCAGCGAGTTCACCGACCGGTACGTGAAGCTCGTCTTCCCGAAGCCCGGTGTGACCTATCCCGCCGAGCTCGACATCCGCGAACTGCGGGGCACGATGCCGCCTGAAGACCTGCCGGTCGTCCGCACCTATACGGCGCTGCATCCGGATGTCGCGGCCGGCACGCTCGACATCGACTTCGTCGTGCACGGCGACGAGGGGGTCGCCGGTCCGTGGGCTGCGGCAGCGCAGGCCGGTGACGTGCTGCTCGCGAACGGCCCCGGAGGCGCCTACCGCCCCGATCCGACCGCCGACTGGCACCTGCTCGTCGGCGACGAGTCGGCGCTGCCGGCCCTCACCGCCGCGCTCGAGGTGCTGCCGCCCGACGCGGTGGCTCGCGTGGTCGTGCTCGTCGAGTCGGCCGACGCCCAGCCCGAGTTGACGTTGCCGAGCGGGGCATCCGTCGAGTTCGTGCATCGCGACGGCGGCACGGGCGCCGGCCTGCTGACCGATGCGGTGCGGAACCTCGACTGGCCGAACGGCCGGGTGCACGCGTTCGTGCACGGCGAGGCCGAGGAGGTCATGCGCGGGGTGCGGCCGTACCTGCGCACCGAGCGCGGGCTCGACCGGAGTCAGCTGTCGGTCTCGGGGTACTGGCGCCGCGGCCGCAGCGAAGACGGCTTCCGGCAGTGGAAGGCCGAGTTCGCGCGCGACGAGGGCGACTGA
- a CDS encoding 3-oxoacyl-[acyl-carrier-protein] synthase III C-terminal domain-containing protein — protein sequence MGSTATAYLTGFGSYLPGEPVDNDGIVARLGGDDAVTERIRRRILADNGIRTRHYALDEHGEPTELNEELAVKALRAALDDRGIRAEDLRMLACATTMGDVLVPGFASMVHGRLGGGPMQLLTASGVCASSLSALDAAVSKIRLGDHPRAAVVGSELSSRGLRQRRFDGIRAGMDSHFLRWMLSDGAGAAIVEFQPHPTKPSLRVDWVRQVSLAHEHDVCMRAGMSGTDPAVGSTWQDVGIAEAEAAGMFLLRQDVSVLDDLADAGLKQFEELVDIGLVDVRHLDHVVCHYSTNIFRDLAFEGLRRRVPTLDTDRWYSNLETRGNTGSASIFIALEEAWRTGRFRPGETVLLAVPESGRFSFAFAHLTVVAPPGQAAPDRPATSDQYASDLPATSDQQGAPA from the coding sequence ATGGGTTCAACGGCGACCGCGTATCTCACGGGCTTCGGCTCGTACCTGCCGGGTGAGCCGGTCGACAACGACGGCATCGTCGCGCGCCTCGGCGGCGACGATGCGGTGACCGAGCGCATCCGCCGTCGCATCCTCGCCGACAACGGCATCCGCACGCGGCACTACGCGCTCGACGAGCACGGCGAGCCGACCGAGCTCAACGAGGAGCTCGCCGTCAAGGCGCTTCGGGCCGCACTCGACGACCGCGGCATCCGGGCCGAAGACCTGCGCATGCTCGCGTGCGCGACGACGATGGGCGATGTGCTCGTGCCGGGCTTTGCGTCGATGGTGCACGGTCGCCTCGGCGGCGGACCGATGCAGCTGCTCACCGCGTCGGGCGTCTGCGCGTCGAGCCTGTCGGCGCTCGATGCGGCGGTCAGCAAGATCCGGCTCGGCGACCACCCGCGGGCCGCAGTCGTCGGCTCCGAGCTGTCGAGCCGCGGCCTGCGGCAGCGACGGTTCGACGGCATCCGCGCGGGCATGGACTCGCACTTCCTGCGCTGGATGCTCTCCGACGGCGCCGGGGCGGCCATCGTCGAGTTCCAGCCGCACCCGACCAAGCCGTCGCTGCGCGTCGACTGGGTGCGCCAAGTGTCGCTCGCGCACGAGCACGACGTGTGCATGCGCGCGGGCATGAGCGGCACCGACCCGGCCGTCGGCAGCACGTGGCAGGACGTCGGCATCGCCGAGGCCGAGGCCGCCGGCATGTTCCTGCTGCGACAGGATGTGAGCGTGCTCGACGACCTCGCCGATGCCGGCCTCAAGCAGTTCGAGGAGCTCGTCGACATCGGACTCGTCGACGTGCGCCATCTCGACCACGTCGTGTGCCACTACAGCACGAACATCTTCCGCGACCTCGCGTTCGAGGGACTGCGGCGGCGGGTGCCCACGCTCGACACCGACCGCTGGTACTCGAACCTCGAGACGCGCGGCAACACCGGGTCGGCGAGCATCTTCATCGCCCTCGAGGAGGCCTGGCGCACCGGCCGCTTCCGGCCCGGCGAGACGGTGCTGCTGGCGGTGCCCGAATCGGGTCGCTTCTCGTTCGCGTTCGCCCATCTCACCGTGGTCGCCCCGCCCGGGCAGGCCGCACCAGACCGGCCTGCGACATCCGATCAGTACGCATCAGACCTGCCCGCGACATCCGACCAGCAAGGAGCCCCAGCATGA